The window TCACTTGCAGAAAAGCTTGTAGAAAAGCGCAAAAATCCTATTGCCATGGCACGACTAATAGGACCTACTATTTTATTGCTTTTTTTAACAAAAAGACTTTCAATCCAAAAAGTTGAAAAAAGGGTATCTAAGGTTTTCAAGGTTAAAGCTAAGGCTATTATCTCTACATATCCTGAATTGGGGCAAGATGTGGATAAAGACTCTGACCTTATGGTGGCAAAGTTATATCTTGAAAAAAAGAGGTAGAATTCCGATTGAAATTGTGGTATAATATAAAAAGTAGTGATACTTTTATCTTAAGAAGGAGGCAAATGAGAATGCCAAGAATTACAACAGATACAATAATAGCAGATGTATTGAGGATTGATAGAGGGACCATTCCAATATTTTTAAACAATGGTCTTCACTGTCTGGGTTGTCCTTCTGCTCAAGGAGAAAGCATTGAAGAGGCATGTGCGCTTCATGGAATAGATGCGCAAAAGCTTGTTGACGAGCTAAATGAGTATCTCAAAAGCAAAGGTCTTTTGGATGAATAAAAAAAGACTTTACATCTTCAACAAATCGTATTAAAATAGTAAGTGGTAGTGCGGGTGTAGTTCAATGGTAGAACACCAGCTTCCCAAGCTGGCAGCGTGGGTTCGATTCCCATCACCCGCTCCAAATGACAAAAAGGGGGGGTATGCTCCCCTTTATTTTTGTAAGCGCCCACGTAGCTCAGCAGGCAGAGCGTCGCCTTGGTAAGGCGGAGGTCGCCGGTTCGAGCCCGGTCGTGGGCTCCATTTTAGTTATTGACAATTTTAATTGTTTATGATAGATTTAAAAAGTCAAGCAAAGAAGGTTTATTTTTTTTTGCTAATTTTCATTGTTGAAAAATACAAGGTGTTGTTCGGAAAAGGAAAGAGGATAAGGTCACTTATAGAAGGTTTGTGATGGAGGTGAGTACATTAACATGGCTGCAAAAGGTGCGAGGATGATAATTCATCTTGAATGTACTGAATGCAAAAACAGGAATTACACGACAGAAAAGAATAAGAAAAATGACCCAGATAGACTCGAGCTTAAAAAATACTGCAAATTTTGCCGAAGACACACCATCCATAGAGAAACTAAATAGTTAAGAAAGAGGATGTGTGAATAATGGTGGAGAAGAAAAAGGTGGAGAAGGTAGTTGTAAAAACTCAAGGAAATAAAAAAAAGTTGAGTTTTAAAGAATGGTGGGGAAGGACTCTCAAGTTTTTCAGAGATGTTAGAATAGAGATGAAGAAGGTTGTGTGGCCTTCACAAAAACAGGTGGTAAAGCACACAATTGTGGTGTTGACATTTACACTATTTTTCACAGTGTTCATTTTACTTGCTGACCTAATATACGACCAGCTTATTTTCAAACTTTTATTGAAGATAAGATAAAAGGTAATTCTTAAGAAAAAAGGAGGGCGGGCTTTTAGCCCTTCAAAATGAGCGATAAAAGAGCAAAATGGTATGTTGTCCATACCTATGCAGGCTATGAAAATAAAGTAAAAGCTAATTTAGAAAAAATAATTGAAAATAGGAATTTGTCTGATAGAATTTTAGACATTAGGATTCCCACTGAGCTTGTTACTGAAGTTAAAGATGGAAAGAAGATTGTTAAAGAAAAAAAGAAATTTCCGTCGTATGTGTTAATCAAAGCTGTAATGGACAATGATATATGGTACACGATAAGAAATGTCAGAGGCGTAACTGGCTTTGTGGGACCTGAATCTAAGCCCACACCTCTTACAGATGAAGAAATAGAAGCAATGGGTATCAAAGAAGAGGTTGTGGAAGTATTTGACATTGAAGTTGGTGACAATGTGAAGGTTGTATCTGGTCCATTTGCTGATTTTTATGGGCCAGTTGTTGAAATAAATAAAGAGCGAAAAAAAGTAAGAGTAATGCTTAACCTATTTGGGAGAGAAACTCCTGTGGAATTTGATTACCATCAGGTAGAAAGATTGTAATACATTCTAAATTCAAGTTAAGCAGGAGGTGAAAAGTAGAGATGGCGAAGAAAGTTTTAACACAAATAAAACTTCAAATTCCAGCAGGTAAAGCAACACCTGCACCGCCTGTCGGACCTGCGTTAGGTCAACATGGTGTTAACATTATGCAGTTTTGCAAAGAGTTTAATGAAAGGACAGCAAAGGATGCTGGATTGATTATTCCAGTTGTTATAACTGTTTATTCTGATAGGTCATTTACATTTATTACAAAAACACCTCCAGCATCAGTTCTGTTGAAAAAAGCTGCAGGAATAGAAAGTGGATCTCCAAAGCCAAACAAGCAAAAAGTGGCTACGTTGAAAAGAGATGTAATCAGAAAAATTGCCGAACAGAAGATGCCTGATTTAACTGCTGCATCTTTGGAAGCTGCTATGAGAACTATTGAGGGTACTGCAAAGAGTATGGGAATTGTAGTTGAAGACTAATATTTTTTATACACACGACAGAATGTGGGAGGTTAATTTATAGCCGGAAATACCACAAAGGAGGTTTATTTAAGAGAATGTTCAGAGGTAAGAAATATCAAGAAGTTGCAAAACTTGTCGATAAGACAAAGCTTTATGACCCAGAAGAAGCAATTGAACTTGCGCTAAAAACATCTTATGCAAAGTTCGACGAAACAGTTGAGGTGCATGTAAGGTTAAACGTTGACCCAAGACATGCCGATCAACAAGTAAGGGGTACTGTGGTTTTGCCAAATGGTACAGGTAAAAGTGTGAGAGTTTTAGTGTTTGCAAAAGGTGACAAGGCAAAAGAAGCAGAAGAAGCAGGAGCAGATTATGTAGGTGCAGAAGAGCTTGTTGCAAAGATTCAAAATGAAGGTTGGACAGACTTTGATGTATGTATTGCAACACCCGATATGATGGGTTTGGTGGGAAGACTTGGTAAGATTTTAGGTCCCAAGGGTTTGATGCCAAACCCAAAATCAGGGACTGTAACAATGGATGTTGCAAAAGCTGTAAAAGAGGCAAAAGCTGGTAGAGTTGAATTTAGGCTTGACAAAACAGCGATAATTCACTGTCCAATTGGTAAAGTTTCATTTGGTAAAGAAAAACTTCTTGAAAATTACAGAACACTTATGGAAGCAATTATCAAGGCAAGACCAGTCGCTGCAAAAGGGCAGTTTTTAAAAAGTATTACGGTTGCAACAACAATGGGACCTGGCATTAAAATAAACCCATTAAAACCATTATAATGTTCTAAAGTTAAAAAAGTGAATAACCTACAACCGAAGACAGTAGGTGCAAAGTGCTTTTTAAAAGTACTTTGCTTAAAAGTTTGCCTACCGAGGTTGTAATTATTTGCAAGCCCATTGGTCAGATGTAGTATATATTACTTCTCATTGACCAAATGGGGAGGGATAATTACAGCCTCTTTAAGGTAAACTTAAAGAGGCTTTTTGATTTATTGTGTACAAAAGGGAGGTGAATTTATTGGCAAAGTCAAGAGCGGTTAAAGAACAACTTTTGAATGAATACAAGGAAAAGCTGTCTAAAGCAAAAGCTGGTGTGATTGTTTGCAATCATGGAATTACCGTTGAACAAGATACAGCACTCAGAAAGAAGCTAAGAGAAGCAGGAATTGAGTACAAGGTTGTAAAAAAGACTTTGTTTACCTTTGCTGTAAGGGAAAATAATCTTTCTGAACTTGAACAGTTTTTTGAAGGGCCTATAGCCGTTGCATTTTCGTATGATGACCCTGTAAAGGTTGCAAAGGTATTAAAAGAAGGTGCAAAAGACCTTGAAAAGTTAGAAATAAGAGGCGGATTTATTGAAGGTAAAGTGATTTCTGAAAAAGAGGTTGACGCACTTTCCAAACTTCCATCAAGAGAAGAACTTGTTGCAAAGATGCTTGGCGGCTTAAACGCGCCAATGTCGGGTCTTGTTTATGTACTTTCTGGTACAATTAGAAAGCTTGTTCTGGCACTCGATGCTATTGCTAAGAAGCAGAGTGCTTAACATAAATAAAAAAATTTAAAGTGGGAGGTTGTTTAAAGATGGCAAGCGAAAAGGTTCAAAAATTGATTGAAGAAATCAAAACATTGACAGTATTAGAACTTTCTGAGATGGTAAAAGCTTTGGAAGAAGAGTTTGGTGTTACTGCTGCAGCTCCAGTTGCAGTTGCAGCAGCTCCAGTTGCTGGTGCTCAGGCAGCA is drawn from Caldicellulosiruptor diazotrophicus and contains these coding sequences:
- the rplK gene encoding 50S ribosomal protein L11; translated protein: MAKKVLTQIKLQIPAGKATPAPPVGPALGQHGVNIMQFCKEFNERTAKDAGLIIPVVITVYSDRSFTFITKTPPASVLLKKAAGIESGSPKPNKQKVATLKRDVIRKIAEQKMPDLTAASLEAAMRTIEGTAKSMGIVVED
- the secE gene encoding preprotein translocase subunit SecE, whose amino-acid sequence is MVEKKKVEKVVVKTQGNKKKLSFKEWWGRTLKFFRDVRIEMKKVVWPSQKQVVKHTIVVLTFTLFFTVFILLADLIYDQLIFKLLLKIR
- a CDS encoding DUF1858 domain-containing protein; the encoded protein is MPRITTDTIIADVLRIDRGTIPIFLNNGLHCLGCPSAQGESIEEACALHGIDAQKLVDELNEYLKSKGLLDE
- the rpmG gene encoding 50S ribosomal protein L33, translating into MAAKGARMIIHLECTECKNRNYTTEKNKKNDPDRLELKKYCKFCRRHTIHRETK
- the nusG gene encoding transcription termination/antitermination protein NusG, which encodes MSDKRAKWYVVHTYAGYENKVKANLEKIIENRNLSDRILDIRIPTELVTEVKDGKKIVKEKKKFPSYVLIKAVMDNDIWYTIRNVRGVTGFVGPESKPTPLTDEEIEAMGIKEEVVEVFDIEVGDNVKVVSGPFADFYGPVVEINKERKKVRVMLNLFGRETPVEFDYHQVERL
- the rplJ gene encoding 50S ribosomal protein L10, giving the protein MAKSRAVKEQLLNEYKEKLSKAKAGVIVCNHGITVEQDTALRKKLREAGIEYKVVKKTLFTFAVRENNLSELEQFFEGPIAVAFSYDDPVKVAKVLKEGAKDLEKLEIRGGFIEGKVISEKEVDALSKLPSREELVAKMLGGLNAPMSGLVYVLSGTIRKLVLALDAIAKKQSA
- the rplA gene encoding 50S ribosomal protein L1, which produces MFRGKKYQEVAKLVDKTKLYDPEEAIELALKTSYAKFDETVEVHVRLNVDPRHADQQVRGTVVLPNGTGKSVRVLVFAKGDKAKEAEEAGADYVGAEELVAKIQNEGWTDFDVCIATPDMMGLVGRLGKILGPKGLMPNPKSGTVTMDVAKAVKEAKAGRVEFRLDKTAIIHCPIGKVSFGKEKLLENYRTLMEAIIKARPVAAKGQFLKSITVATTMGPGIKINPLKPL